In Haloarchaeobius salinus, the sequence CCCGGTACCTGTTCGAGGGCGTCGTCGAGGGCATCAGCCACTACGGCAACTGCATCGGCGTTCCGACGGTCGCCGGGAGCGTCGACTTCCACCCCGACTACGAGGGCAACCCCCTCGTCAACGTCGCCTGCGTCGGGCTCACCGACGCCGACCGGCTGGTCACCGCGGTGGCCCAGGAACCCGGAAACAAGCTCGTGCTCGTCGGCAACGCCACGGGCCGTGACGGCCTCGGCGGCGCATCGTTCGCCAGCGAGGACCTGAGCGAGGACGCCGAGACCGAGGACCGGCCGGCGGTGCAGGTCGGCGACCCCTATTCGGAGAAACTGCTCATCGAGGCCAACGAGGTGCTCGTCGAGGAGAGCCTGGTCCAGTCGGCCCGGGACCTCGGCGCGGCCGGTCTCGGCGGCGCGTCGTCCGAACTCGTCGCGAAGGGCGGGCTCGGCGCGGAGATCGAGCTGGACCGGGTCCACCAGCGCGAGCCGAACATGAACGCACTGGAGATTTTGCTCGCCGAGTCCCAGGAGCGGATGTGCTACGAGGTCCGCCCCGGGGACGTCGACCGGGTGCGCGAGGTCGCCGAGAAGTTCGACCTCGGCTGCTCGGTCATCGGCGAGGTGACCGACGGCAACTACGTCTGCACGTTCGAGGGCGAGACGGTCGTCGACGCGCCCGCCGAGTTCCTGGGCGACGGTGCCCCGATGAACGACCTCCCGGCCGAGGAGCCGGCCGAGCCCGCGGTCGACCGTCCGGACGTCCCCCTCGCGGACGCGTTCGAGTCCGTCGTCGGCAGCCCGACGACCGCCTCCAAGCGCTGGGTCTACCGCCAGTACGACCACGAGGTGGGCGTCCGGACGAGCGTCCTCCCCGGCGACGACGCGGCGCTCGTCGCGGTCCGCGAGACGGAGGGCGACGACGGCGTCGGCACCGGACTCGCCATCTCGGCCGGCGCGGACCCGCTCTGGACCGAGTGCGCGCCCTACGACGGGGCCCGCGCCGTCGCGCTGGAGAACGCGACGAACCTCGCCGCAAAGGGTGCGACGCCGCTCGCCGCGGTGGACTGCCTCAACGGCGGCAACCCGGAGAAGCCCGACGTGTACGGCGGGTTCACGGGTATCGTCGACGGGCTCGCCGACATGTGTTCCGACCTCTCCGTCCCCGTGGTCGGCGGCAACGTCTCGCTGTACAACGACTCGCCGTCCGGTCCCATCCCGCCGACCCCGACCGTCGCGATGGTCGGCACGAAGGCGGGCTACGACGCGCCGCCGATGGCCGCCGCGGACGAGGGCGAACTCCTGCTCGTCGGCGACCGGTCACTGGGTAGCGAGGGCGACGGCGCGCAGCCGCTGGGTGGCTCGGAGTACCTCGCCCGCAACGATGGCTCGGACCGGTTCCCCGAGCTCCCCGAAGACCCCGCGGGCTTCGTTTCGGCGCTCGCGGCGGTCGCCGACGCCGACCACGTGCGGGCGACCCACGACGTGAGCCACGGGGGCCTCGCCGTCGCCCTCGCGGAGATGGTCCACGAGGACGCGGGGCTGCGCGTCGCGCTGCCGGAGCAGGGCGGTCTCGACGACGAGCGCGCCCAGACCGCGTTCCTCTTCCACGAGCAGCCCGGCCGCGTGCTGATCCAGACGACAGACCCCGACGCCGTGCGCGAGGCGTTCGTCGGCGTCGCACCCGTCGCCAGCATCGGCGAAGGGACGGCGGACGGGCGGCTCCGGTTGACCACGGCGTGGACCGACCTGGCGTACGACGCCGACGAGATCGCCGGGATGCGGTCGGTCATCGCGGACACGATGGAGTAGCGTGCTCCCGTCGCGGATAGGGCCACCGGGACGACGGAGAGGCCCACACACCCCCGTCGTTTGCGTCGAGGGCAAGTTTAGAGACGGCCCCCGAACAAGGGGACTGTAGAGGGTATCTCACGTGCCAGATTCACCGCCGGAGCCGGTCGACAGCGACCAGCCGAAACCGTCGCGCAGCATCCTCGACGAACTGATCGAGACCGGCGTCCACGAGATGAACCGCGAGCGGTCCGGGCTCCTGCTCTCGGGGCTCTCCGCCGGGCTCGACATCGGCTTCGGGCCGCTGCTGATGGCGGTCGTCCTGACGCTCTCGGCCGGTGGCTTCGGGGACCTCACCACGGAACTGCTGCTCGCGAGCGTCTACTCCGTCGGCTTCATGTTCGTCATCATCGGCCGGTCCGAGCTGTTCACCGAACACACCACGCTCGCGGTGATCCCGGTCCTCGACGGGCAGGCGTCGGTCCGACAGCTGGCCAGGCTCTGGGGCCTGGTGTACCTCGGGAACCTGGTCGGCGGGTTCTTGTTCACGCTGCTGGTCGTGCTCC encodes:
- a CDS encoding formate/nitrite transporter family protein; the protein is MPDSPPEPVDSDQPKPSRSILDELIETGVHEMNRERSGLLLSGLSAGLDIGFGPLLMAVVLTLSAGGFGDLTTELLLASVYSVGFMFVIIGRSELFTEHTTLAVIPVLDGQASVRQLARLWGLVYLGNLVGGFLFTLLVVLLMPGLGVVETAAFEEIALKLVTHELQWLFIAGVFAGWLMGLLAWLITAAQETTSRLILILIVTGAIGILHLPHSIAGNVEVLFGLFVSPAITVVDYLAFLVLATIGNAVGGAVFVALLKYGHVVRGGS
- the purL gene encoding phosphoribosylformylglycinamidine synthase subunit PurL translates to MSLADSDRELVVDELGRDPTPAEAALFENLWSEHCAYRSSRPLLGAFDSEGDQVVVGPGDDAAVVALPEPSGDGYSDTYITLGVESHNHPSYVDPFDGAATGVGGIVRDTLSMGAYPIALADSLYFGGFDREHSRYLFEGVVEGISHYGNCIGVPTVAGSVDFHPDYEGNPLVNVACVGLTDADRLVTAVAQEPGNKLVLVGNATGRDGLGGASFASEDLSEDAETEDRPAVQVGDPYSEKLLIEANEVLVEESLVQSARDLGAAGLGGASSELVAKGGLGAEIELDRVHQREPNMNALEILLAESQERMCYEVRPGDVDRVREVAEKFDLGCSVIGEVTDGNYVCTFEGETVVDAPAEFLGDGAPMNDLPAEEPAEPAVDRPDVPLADAFESVVGSPTTASKRWVYRQYDHEVGVRTSVLPGDDAALVAVRETEGDDGVGTGLAISAGADPLWTECAPYDGARAVALENATNLAAKGATPLAAVDCLNGGNPEKPDVYGGFTGIVDGLADMCSDLSVPVVGGNVSLYNDSPSGPIPPTPTVAMVGTKAGYDAPPMAAADEGELLLVGDRSLGSEGDGAQPLGGSEYLARNDGSDRFPELPEDPAGFVSALAAVADADHVRATHDVSHGGLAVALAEMVHEDAGLRVALPEQGGLDDERAQTAFLFHEQPGRVLIQTTDPDAVREAFVGVAPVASIGEGTADGRLRLTTAWTDLAYDADEIAGMRSVIADTME